ATACCATTTGGCCTTCTCTTCTCATTGTTGGTGAGCTCTCTCTTTGGTAGATTCTCAATTCTGTAATCACGGGGACTTCCTGTTTTCACCAGTACAAGGTAGAGTCTCTTGTCCTAGAGCATACTTGATTAATATTTACTCAATTGATTAAAGTTGGCCCAtgacaattaattaaaatttttcttacattttcactgaatctaatttatttaatatcaactttttccttttaatatcaaCACCCTCCCAGTaaagttatatttattcattccagAAAATGATTAATGAGCCTTAATCATAAAGGTACTGGAATAAAGTTGCTGTGGGTGCTGTGTAATATAAACCCTGTGAATACTGTTTACAATTTTGTGTGGGTGTAGGAGGAAAAAAGAGTCAAATATAAATAAGAGTGGGAAAGAAAACTTGTTTTGAGTCCATTTTATACATctgttaatattttgaagaatctGCAGTAGAATCTATCATCTTAAAGATTATGAAGTGAAAGAAATGATCTGTATATAAAGTCACTGAGATTCTTAAAGCTccattattaaatttttcttatgcAGACTAattactttaataattttaaatttattgtactATTGTACATGCCACtagtttcattaaaaatatgttcctATAAAATAAGATCAAAAGACCATATTTTGATTATGCTAATGTGGTGTGAAGTATGAAGCCAGTGTTCCAAGTCtcaatttgttttataatatagaCCCTTTTTTGAGTTTAtcttttctaattaaatattttttttctaaacttccCCTCATTGGATCAGGTTCAGTTACTGTATGTGTTCATAATTTTTTCACTTGATCAGCTCTTATTGCTGACATATAAacttccatgttttaaaaaaattgagatagtAGAGTTTTGCTAAAAAGAGGTAGTCTTTATTTGCCTGCCAAATGGTCAATTCATTGGGATAAGCAAACAGTTCCTACCTTgttcaagaatatttatttatagtattttctcTCAGGTGACATGAAAATTCAATTCAACACAAAAacatgaatgatttttaaaacattttattgtccACTAATGatacttatttttagttacagAATTTGCTAAGTAATTGTAGGCACAAATCATTGAGTTCTTGTGTCATTTCTAAAAGCAACTGAAGAATCTAATTCAGTTCTGCGATTTTCTGATCTTTTTAATCCTGggaaaaaataccaaaagaaacaattaaataatttactAACATTTCTAGTGAGTATTATTTGCAGTAACATGTATGTTTTAAGTTTTGTTCAAAAAATGTACAACCATTGAGTTAACTATAATTTCCTAAGTTTCTTTCTTATCTAATTGTCATTAGATATTAGGTCCCTAACTTCACAACACTTAAAGCCTATAAATAACAATTGCTACAATTCATCAAGTACTTCCTGCCTGCCAGGCTTTGAGCACATCACTTTATTTCTAATTCTAAACGggaagaaactgaattttaaagattttgaacTCCCTGCCAAAATCACCTTTCTGTAAATAGCTTTAGCAAGGCATGAGCTCATAATAAAGTCAATGATGTTAATTATTAATAAAGAgataaatgtatttcttatttttaaaatattttgttttagttgtagttggacacaatacctttattttgtttttatgtggttctagggattaaatccagcaccccacacatgctctagacaagcgttctaccactgagccacaacctcagccctgataaatgtattttctatgcaaaccaagaatatattttaattaatggtAGGCACCAGATTATTCAATCCtggttaattttcaaaaatttttcctattcttttccaTAAATATGCTCACACCTGTGAAGCCATGTATGACATATTATAATTGTTTATTAGGAAACTATGgcatttatatttgaaaagatatttttaaattatctgctTTCATTTCTTACTCCCATTTTAAATAAGGGAAAACACCCATAAACTTGAAATAATTTGTACAATACCACCTCCTCTTTGAGGGCAAAACCAGAAATGGAGCCCAGGTGCCCTGGCTCCCCATCCAGGTCATTTCCACCTCACTCCTTTTGCTTCTCAGTAGCAAACCATCAATTGCATTTATAAATTAGAGtcatatttggatacatataCATGACAGAATCACATAATCTCATAGGGCTTATAGAAATGATAAGGATTGTTATAATGACTATCCCCATTTGTTTGAAAGAGCTTCAATGGAAGAACATTTAGTGCTAAACTGTGACAACTTCTTTCTAAAAGCTTAATCTGTAGAGTTTCAGCtctaataaaagaatataattgtGTATTTTAGCCTCACTCAAGTTAGATGTCTACTTTAGACAGGTAACCTTCCTTTAGGTCTTTAAAGAGAGCTCCTATTGACCTTTTGTACCTTGTTCAAATATTGGTACCTTCTGACTCCccaaaattattccttttttatataatttagccTATTCTAGGTAGTCAaatctttgaaatataaaaactgatattttttattattactctcAAAAGTAAAGGGTTTCAGTACTATATATTCTGgtaagaattaaataatttcagaatttaaaCCCACCAGAAAAGATATGATCTTAGTTACTTAGTCATATATATAAACTGATTTATAATATAAAGTTACAAAACATGCTTGTTACTACAGCTTTATATCCAGAGTTGTTTGAGAATTTAAAACTGCACAATTCTGTTGTGCCATTTTTCCCCAGGATTTGTCTCTTAGCGGCTTCAGTGTATACTCACCACTTCTTCCCGCTTGGTCTTGTCTGTTGCTGGCCAAGCTTCCAGAGGCAAATCAGGAAGAAGGGGGGGCAGCTGCATGGGGAACATCGGAGGCAGATGTGGCTGTGGTGGCAGGGGATGCAGGGAGTGCAGAGGTGGTTGGGGCTGGACGGGCTGCATGGGCTGCATGGGCTGCATGGGCTGCATGGGCTGCATGGGCTGGTGAGACTGTGGCTGAATGGACTGGGGCTGGAAGGGCTGCTGGAAGGGCTGCTGGGCAGGTGGAGGGAGGTTTGGCTGGTGGTGTTGGTTTGGAGTCATGGAGTGGTGGCCAGGAACGGGCATCATTGGCTGCTGGGGGGCCACGGGCTGTTGAGCTGGCACCACTGGGATGTGGTGATGAGGCTGAAGGGTGTGACTCGGGGTATGCTGTTGAGACAGCACAGGGATGATTTGGTGGTGCAGCCATCCACCCATGGGTTCGTAACCATAGGAAGGATACTGGTGAGAAACAGAGAGTCAGGTTTACCATTGGCTCAGTTGACTTCCAACTGGAGAAGTAGCAATGATTTCTTTGTCATTATGACCATATgaatattttagtcatttttcctTTGCAAGAATTTTCAACTATGTACACAGATATGACCTTTTACAAACTAAAATTCTCATTAGTGTCTGTATGTGGAGTAGACATGATATTTTGCTTAATAATGGAATTTAAATGCATACCTAAATATTTTAAgggaataaagaacaaaatatctACATACCGGCTGCCTTATCATGTTCTGGTACCACTTGAAAGGGGTAATCACCTTAAAAGAAAGAGATATTAgaatacatttgatttaatttAGCTTCATCCAACATGTAAACTCACTAATGCAGTATGAAATATAGACTCACTAATGCAGTCCTGTCAGTATTGATAGCCTTAGAATGTGATTtctacaaaagaaagaagaaggtaaACATTTGTCTGGTGCtttctatgtgtcaggcactgtgttaCATGCATCTCacacatttttcatgttttctcacATGTTTTGAGGCAAGTATCATCACACTCATTTTTGTGGACAAGATCATGAATCCTTAAAGATGTTCATTAGCTTGACTGCATTTGCAAAAGTAGTAATTGTGTTTAATTCTACAGCAAGAGAATAACAAGCAAAAAAATTATGACATCATAATGTGATATAgcattaatttaattatttttatttgatgacaGACACAGTGGAATTAAAGGAGGTGGAAACACTGTCATTCTTGAGACACATGTTTACTGGTCAAATATGTCAATCACTTAAGGTTTATCAGAAAACCTTGCCTCAAATTCTTACTAACATTTTTCTTCAGCTTGTATGTGTAAATAGACTCATAGATTGTAACCTCAACCTATGAGACAAGTAAGAGTTTCATCCCTTTCTGAAAAGTATATACTTGGCTAAACTCAGATTTTGGgctccttcatttaaaaattggtaaaatttaaaattactattttttattttgttctaattagttattaatCTTTGTCAAGTTACATGTGATATAGCACTTTTCATATCCACTAACTAATCTCTCCTCCAAACAGTATTTTGAAGTGTGGTTATCATTATTTCTAATCTGCAGATGAGTAAAAcattttcagagagaaaatgattTACCAAAGATTATGGACTTAGTATGGGCTTGggaataaacctaacccaatTTCTAGAACTCTTATGCTTCCATTACTCTGCAGAGTCTCTCATGTAGATATCACTAAGTCACTTATCTTTCAGTAAAGCCAACGAGACACACACATGGTGTGTGAACCTCTTAGAATCATGAATTCTTTTGAGCTAGAAGGGATCTTAAATAACATCTTACCCAATCCCCACATTTTATGAGATGGGATAAAACAAGGATGTTTAAGCAGAGTTCACTTTCTTTCCTATTATGGAGCCTCCCTAAGTGGTAGTTCATGGTGGATAAAATTATTGCCATATTTAAGAGGAGATACTGAGTCTGAGTGGCCAAATGGGAGGGTGCTGAGACAATGCAGGCTTAAGGCCATCTGCCAGGGCTTAAACTGGGAAGCTAGTAGAGGGAACTGAAAAAGTGGGACCATTTGAGAAACATTTTGAAGAATCAACACACTAGTCTTTATTGAGCTCAGCACATTTGTAACTCAAACAGTGGTCAAAATTAGTAAATAGAAAAATTACCTCATAGCTGAAGTTGATATAACCAGGGTGCCCAGGATGAGGTGGTAGCTTTTataggaaggggaaaggagaatagaaagagagaatgagaggaagagagaaagagagagagagagagagagagagagagagagagagagagagagagagggagggagggagggaggggaggagagagggagagagagaggaaaagaggagaaaggaacagATTAAGTCAATATTGTTCACATTAAGGGAGACtgaagatactttttaaaaaaatctatatagtGCAGAATATATTTGAGATCTACTTTTACTTCAAACATGTATACTGTGTAGGAGGAGTCTTCTTGTTTTAAAGAGGTCCAAAACAACTAAATGACTTTCTCCAGGGCTATAGTCTTATAGTGGGAGACCTGGAAATAGAAGCCAGCATACATTTATTCTCCAGTGATCAGACAAGCCCATCCACCCCATGTTGTCAAGGAATCCTATCCTATCCCATCCACCAATTTACTCTTTGAGGAAACACTCCTTGTTGGGGAGAGGTATGTTTtgtaacacaatttaaaaataccaagGTGAAAAGAATGGTCTCACAAAAGGTTGCTTATATATCAGGTTATTAAGTGCTTAAGTATCAGAAGGATTCCTCATACTTAgcaggcaaaataaataaataacacatacaCCCTAACAAAAGGAACAACTAAGTGGgaatttttaatgaatgtgaGAACAAGATGgctgcaataaaatagaaatatcctGAATCCCTCCCCTGGATAATGAAAGCCTTGATTTATGATGTTTAGgccaatcctttttattattctatcAATGGATTTATGGCAGAAATTTGAATGTGCAAATTAATGAGCAACCTGAATAATTATCTAAACCAGGACTGTCTGTTCTTTCTGAAGTGGGAGTCAAGTCACTTATGCCTGCCTCATGGCATTGTGGATGGCCCTGGTgtacagaagagaggagagagcatGATGAAGAAACTCTCTCAGACATGGGGCTAATTAAGAGTtgactattctatttttttaaatgcttgtaTTTTATAAGAGGAGTTATTCACTCTCATTGTGAGTATAGTTAATTTAGTCAGGTAACTGCATTTCCTATACTGTCTTGATATAAGCCCTCTAGGAGTGCAGGTGTTGAATCATGGAGTGGAAAGGGGGCTGAATTTGTAAGGCAGGGGTCCCTCAAGGGGCTAGGAATTGCCACAATGCAGGATTTCAGGAAGGCAGAGCACAGAATCTTGGTCTAATGggtaagaaaggaagagaggaggcaggTATGCAAGCTTACTGGCTTCTGGTTGTATCAACTGCTCTTTATGCCACCAAAAGGCATTGCCTTTATGTGACCTAAGCTCTCTGCCCTTAAGTACCTGTGTCTACAGAGTGGATCAGATTCCCTAGTCTTTGGTTCATTAGAATCTAAAACATACCAATATGTTTTGGGCATAGGTAGGACAACAAAGCCAAACCACCTACTTAGCAGATGTGCCCAAAAGGGTGAGGCTTCTGAGAACAGGGAAATGGTTCAAAGACAGGAATTCCTAACACAGAAATTTTACCCATTCCAGGGTAACAGCAGTGGTATTTGGAGGGCAAGAAGAGATTGGAAAACTTGTGAGAAATTGGTTTTAGAgagttttgtattattttcctaaggatgatgaaatattttctctggaAACCTTTCAAGGGTCCCTTCACAAGATTCCTCCACGTAGAGATGGACAGTGATA
This window of the Urocitellus parryii isolate mUroPar1 chromosome X, mUroPar1.hap1, whole genome shotgun sequence genome carries:
- the Amelx gene encoding amelogenin, X isoform — encoded protein: MGTWILFACLLGAAFAMPLPPHPGHPGYINFSYEKSHSKAINTDRTALVITPFKWYQNMIRQPYPSYGYEPMGGWLHHQIIPVLSQQHTPSHTLQPHHHIPVVPAQQPVAPQQPMMPVPGHHSMTPNQHHQPNLPPPAQQPFQQPFQPQSIQPQSHQPMQPMQPMQPMQPMQPVQPQPPLHSLHPLPPQPHLPPMFPMQLPPLLPDLPLEAWPATDKTKREEVVSIH